Genomic DNA from Equus quagga isolate Etosha38 chromosome 10, UCLA_HA_Equagga_1.0, whole genome shotgun sequence:
AGGTTTAAAGCAGCTGTAGATAATATATAAACCAAAGAGCATtgccgtgttccaataaaactttatttatggacactgaatttcatataattttcatgtcttagaaaatgttctttttttgactttttgttcAACCATTAAAcgtgtaaaaaccattcttagcttgtgggccagatttggcctacGGACCATACTTTGCAGTGCCCTGATCTACATTGTCAAATTTCTtgtcataaaattgttcatagtatccttttattatccttttaatgtttgtAGGATACCAGCCCCTTGTTGATGAgcctttttattgtttctagttttttctctgatatataatagcaataataataagaaaaattacagctactgtttattgaatgcttacggtgtgccaggcaccattataataaattatagtggaattaactcatttaatttaccCAGgaacactgtgctaggtactattattgtccccatttttcagatgaggaaaccgaggcacagctGGTACATTGTCTAGCCGGGACTCTAAAGCAGTGAAgtcacaaataaggaaacaaccTTATAAATACATCTTTGTATATTTGTCAAGTATTTATGTCGGCCACATTCTTAGACATTCATGTGCTAGGTCAGAAAGAagcatgtttaaaatttaaaggataTTTCTCAAATTGTCTTTTGATATTGTGTAATCAGCTTCCACATGCGACTACAAATCATTTACAAGGAGGCCCATTTCCCATTATTTTTCTCACTACCAAATAGCATCAGTATTTTTCATTCTTGCTATTTTTATGGGTGAGCATtatatcttattttcatttgcttttctttaatgattaaatgagcaccagcatcttttcatgtatttatttgccattttgtatttctctgtaaatccctctttccttctttgtcttttgcttaTTGCTTTCTAGGAGCTTTCCGTATATGAGTGATACGAATTTTGAAGTACATATTGCAaactcttttttgggggggctgGGTGGTGATTTGTCTTTCCACCTTGTTGTCCGTCTCCCCTCACTAGAATATAGGATCCTTGAGGGAAGGTGTTTTTGCCAAGTTTCTTTCCTGCTGCATCCCCAGTCCCTAGGACAGTGCGTGGTAttcagcagatgctcaataactGCTTGCTGAGTGGATGAATGCCTTTTTGCACTTAACAGTATATCTGAGAGATTGTTGCACATCAATCCATGTAGAGCTTCCTTGTTGCTTTTTATGGTTGCATATGATATTCCCTATGGGAACTGAAGCATCCTTGGTTCCTGCAATCCGCCATGAggttgttttcattcttttgctattataaacagtaCTGTAGTGCGGTATCTTCACGTGTTGTTTTACTCACATATATGAGTATTTATGTagaataatttctagaaatggaattgctagttAGAGGATAtgtacatttaacattttgagggaTATTGCCAAATTAATTGCCCTCAAAATAGAAAGTACCAGTGTAAATTTGAGCGTGCTCCTTTCTTGACATCTTCACCAACTCACAGTGATTTATCAAGCTCTAATCTTTGATAATATCTAAGGGAAACAAGATGtcttgttttaacttgcatttctcttcatctaagtgatgttgagcattgttttatttttttgacttttaaatttttaaaacattttattgaggtcatattagttTATAACAGTGTGTAATTTCAGGAGTACATTATTATAggtcagtttctgtgtagattgcatcattgagcattgttttacatgtttagaagctatttgcattttcttttctgtgaatcGATAGTCATatcctttgattattttttaaaaagttaagttgttggtctttttcttcttgctttgtaGGAGCTCTCTCTCTATAGTGTGGAAATTAGCTGTTTGCCCATTATATGTGTTGTGCATATATCTTCTCCCCAGTTAGTTGCTTGTCCATTGAGTTTGTTTATGACGCATTTGCCACGCAATACATAAAGTAGCCAAATTAATCAGTGTTTTCCTTTGTGGTGTCTGGGTTTGGTAACATGCTTAGTTAGAAGAgtctctaaaattattttaaaaaagaaataaaaaaacctcTTCTgtctttatggcttctctttttctttgtttaaatttttgttatatatcaaatttatttttgtgtatagtgtgaaaTAGTGAatccaatttacattttttgatacccaggttttttttttaatgaggaagatctagccctgagctaacatctgctgccaatgttcctctttttgctgaggaagactggccctgagctaacatccatgcccatcttcctctactttatatgtgggacgcctgccacagcatggcatgccaagcggtgccatgtctgcacctgggatccgaaccagcgaaccccaggccaccaaagtggaacatgcaaacttagcACCACTTGGATGGCCCTGCTACCCAGTTTTGAATAATCCATCTTTTCTGCACTTATTTAAAACGCCACCTTTATTATACattaaatttcccatttttattttcatctatttttagaCTGTCTATTCTTTTCCACTAACTATTCTTGCTAGTGGTGggattttacattatttttctcattaagtATCCTAAACAAAGTGAAAAGTACGCATCCTACAGGTATTGCTGTGTTAAAAATGATCAGAATGAGCGGACTgtacaggaatgtgctattataGGAACCAGTGACATTTGAGGATGTGACTGTGGACTTCACCCAGGAAGAGTGGCAGCAGCTGTATCCTGCTCAGAGGACCCTGCACAGGGAGGTGATGCTGGAGATTTATAGCCACTTGGTCTCTGTGGGTAAGGGCAAATTCCCTGTGTAACAATGAATTAAATCTTCCTCATCCTTCAGAGCTGTCAAGACTGTGATCTTTATGATTTTCCATTGACAGagtgttttcttttatagttttggttttttacatttatatttttgttatatctggaatttatttttgtgagttaaGGATCCATCTTTGCTGGGAGGCCCCTGAAACTTCTTCTCTTCATGAATTTCTGAGCTGCCAAGGCTAAGGCCATTATACTGTTCCCTTAACAGGGTTTTTGGGTATAAAACCAGATGTAATCTTCAAGTTGCAACATGGAGAGGACTCGTGGATCATAGAGAGTGAGTTGTCAAGGTCCAACTCAGGTAAGTGAGACTTGGGTAGATGGCTGAGAAGGCGTTTTCTTCTTCCCTGACATCAACAGCctccttttccttaaaattcaTCAGGCCCCCTTTATAACATCCATCCTACATCAGCCAGCTTCCTGACACTTCTGTCCActgctgttttctttttggtgtctatttgattttacctttttcttcgTCTTTCAGACAGGGACAAAAGCCTTGACTCTTCCCAGCAGACCATTTCTGGAGAACTTTCATTTCAAAAGGAGATATCAGAAAGAGCCCCAAAGGATACTTCATTGTGCTCTGTCTTAAAAGTCTGGCATATTGATGGTCAAATAGATAGATATCAAGGAAGACAAGACAGAGTTTTGAGGCAGATCACAGTCATCAGTCATGAAACATTGACAAAAAAGAGAAGCCCCAAATATaatacatttggaaaaatattcagtGGATGCATAGACTTTGATCATTCAAGTAAAAAACTCCATAATTTTGATTCATGTGAAAAGAACTTGAAATCTAATTTAGACTCACTGGCTTGTAATAGGAGCTATGCAAGAAAGAGCCCCATTGACAGATCAGGATATGGGAGGCCACCTAGCTATAGTGCTTTTTGTTCTGTGCCTGAGAAAATTCACTCTGGAATGAAACTCTGTGAACATAGTCAATGTGAGAAAGTTCTCAATCATAAGCAAACCCATATTCAGTATGAGAAGCTTCAAGCTGGGGAGAAACCCAATTTTTGTAGTGTGTGTGGGAAGGGCTTTCATAAGAAGTCACAGCTTATtatacatcagagaattcatactggagagaaaccgtaTGTATGTGGAGAttgtggaaaagccttcagtgAGAAATCACACCTCAGCGTGCATCAGAGGATTCATACTggggagaaaccttatgaatgtgcTGAGTGTGGGAGGGCCTTCTCCCAGAAGTCACCCTTCATCGTTCATCAGAGAgtccatactggagagaaaccctatgaatgtttTGAGTGCCAAAAAACCTTCTCCCAGAAGTCACATCTTACTATACATCAGAGAGTTCATATCAGGAAGAAGCCTTTtgaatgcagtgaatgtgggaaagccttctgtGAGAAGTCTCACCTTTCTATACACCAAATAACTCATACTGGGGAGAAGCCTTATGAATGTACTGAATGTGGGAAGACCTTCCCTCGGAAAACACAGCTCATCATCCATCAGAGAAcgcatactggagagaaaccctataagtgtaatgaatgtgggaaaacctttTGCCAGCAGTCCCACCTCATAGGacatcaaagaattcatacaggagagaaaccttatgtATGTACTGACTGTGGGAAGGCCTTTTCCCAGAAGTCACACCTCACTGGACATCAAAGgcttcatactggagagaaaccttatatATGTAcagaatgtggaaaagccttctcTCAGAAATCACCTCTTATTATACACCAGAGAATTcatacaggggagaaaccctatgagTGTAGTGAATGTGGCAAAACCTTCTCCCAGAAATCACCCCTTATTattcatcagagaattcatacaggggagaaaccctatgCATGTACTGAGTGTGGGAGGGCCTTTTCCCTGAGGTCACATCTCATTATACATCAGAGagctcatactggagagaaaccatatgaataCAGcaaatgtgggaaggccttctgTGAGAAGTCTCCACTAGTTGTCCATCAGAGAAGCCTTACTAGGGAGAAATCCCCTGAATGTGCTGAGTATGGGATGAACTTTTCCTGGAAATCACAGATGATCACATATCAGAGGACATACACAGAGGAGAAACCCTCCAAATGTAGTGACTGTGGGAAGGTCTTCTGCCAGCATATATACCTCACAGGACATCAGAATCCACATAGGAGAGAAACCTTACATATGTACTGATTGTGGGAACATCTTTTCCCAGAAGTAAGACCTCATTGTGTGTGAGAACTCACAATGAATAGAAATCCTATGGATATGTTGGACATGAAAAAATGTGGCAACTCCTCAACTGTAGAGTAGACTCATATGTTCCTAATTATGTCTGATAACCTCTCCACAGAATAATCTGGCCAGGCCCACAGAGGCTTTTCAACACTGTAAATATGGAGTGGATTTGCTCACCCTCAGAGTATCTCAGCCCACTTCGCAGACTAAATGCATCTGGAACAATGAGCACCACTTTGgtgttgtttggtttttaaaggttttgtagaattttcctttgaatttatttGGGCATGGTGGATTATTTGAAGATATGATACCTCTTTGtcatctttctttatttcttccctcatGTTTTCTCAGTTTAGAttctatatgtatttatattgatGTATCCataaatatgtagatatagatatctgCAGTCCttgtaatttttgtaaaaatcatCCATTTCCTCATGAGTcttaatatatttgtaaaaaattgAGCAAAGTAGTTTCTGatgattcatttaattttctccagTATCATTTCTCACAGAGTgtatttgtgatttcttttttctcagttagGTAAACTAATGGtgatgttttatttgttttatgtccCCCACCCACTTGAAGACCAGTTCTTgcatttatatcatttttctgttttctgattcattcatttgtgcttttatttcattaaagTCCTTCtatctgcttttctgttttttctttttctaacttctttagTTGAATGTTCAAGTCAATTAATCTCACCCTTTCTGGTTTATTTATAGTTGTATTTTGAGCTATATATTAGTCTGAGAACTACTTTAGCCATTTGTGGTCCAATCTGAGAGTATTCTGTTTTTCAGTAGGTAAATTCTATTGTTTAGCCCAATTTTGTTTGTAGGTATGACAGATCTATTTAGTTTTAGGTCTCCCAGCATATTTCCTGTTGTGCATcctgttttcattgcttttatgtcttttaatttttcatcatgTGGTCCTGATTTCCTTTGTACTGTTTTGGATATGTTACTTGTGTTCCAGAGCATAGCAAATGAAGGGACACTTCCAAAGAGTTTTCAGGAAGCTAGCATAATCCTGATATCCATAATCTTGATAGTCCATAATACCTGGGAGTTGGGATTTGAGGCTACAAAGAAGCATGATGGTGGGCCTATGGCTATAAATGTTCAGAGGACTTTTTTACCTTTCTACTTAATGCCAAGATTTAAGATAGATAATTTCCCATAGTCCCTTGGGCCAAGGTGGTTTTATATTTAGCTCATTCTTTGACTGAGAGTGAAGCTTCTTTGTTCCCAGATTTGTGTCAGCAGTCTTTGCTCACCTTGAGCAGGACATGTTCTTGAAAACTGCAGCATGAGTAACTTTGGTTTGCTGGATGCACTGGAAGTGAAGGGCAGGCAATAGTGGAGTGTCTGTGTTTGCTGAGGTTGTTGTGGCCAAGCTTTTGGAGTCTGGTCTCCTGTGGAGTCAGTGACTTACAGCAAGCCATAGCAAGAATGGGAAATTTCCTAAAAATGTCCCAGAGTATGGGTGAATGTTGTTTCTTCATGTTCGGCAAATCTTTATTGAGCATGTGCTGCGTGGCAGGCACTATTCTGAAGATTCTGCATttaacaaagcagacaaaaatgtccctgccttcatggagagATGGATGACAAAAgggttatatatattatatatatatatatatatatataatatagatcattatatattatataaatatataaaaattttaatataatataagtAAAGAGCAAGAAAATCCAAAAtgacaaagcagattttaaaaagactcTAATAGAACttctagaggggccagccccgtggccaagtggttaagttcatgcactctgcttcagtggctgggggtttcaccggttcagatcctgggtgcggacatggcaccattcatcaagccatgctgaggcggcatctcacgtagcacaaccagaggcactcacaactagaatatacaactatgtactgggggctttggtgagcagaaaaagaaaacaaaaataaataaataaagattggcaacagattttagctcaggcgccaatctttaaaaaaaaaaagaacttctagaaattaaaaatatagtaattgGAAATAAATACTTAAGAGGTGAGTTTAACAGCAGATGAGAGTTGGCTGAAGATAGAattcatgaattagaagactgCTCTGAAGAGATAACTGAGAATGCAAGACCAAGAGCCAAGGCCATGGAAATTCTAAAGAAGTTAAGAGATAGAGTGATAGAATAAGCAGGTCTAGCATATGTCTTAATCAGAATCTTAgtagaagatgagagagaaaatggggcagtggcaatattaaaaaagataatagctaagagttttccaaaattGATAAGACATCAATCCACAGTGACAATTAGACTCTCAAGTGACTTCCCAACAATCAGCACtgaaagccagaagacagtggattCATGTCTTCAATAtgctgagagaaaagaactgtcaacatGGAATTACATagccagcaaaaatatctttcaagagcaaggtgaaaataaagacattttcagatatatCAACATTTAGGAAGCTTGCTGCCAGCATATCCTCACTAAGGGGAATTCTAAAAGATGTATCTCAAACAGAAAGAAACTGATCCTAAATGAACAGTCTGAGATGCAAGAACgatgagaaaagaaagtgataaatatgtgggtaaatctaAATGAACACTAAGGACAAAAAGCCAGTAATGATAAATCATGGGGATAAGAGCAAGATAGGAATGAAAGGGGGAGTTGACACTTAATAAGGAATATATTGGCTAAGTTTAGGCTTTAGTAAGTTAAAGTGAATTCCAAAATTTCTAGAGtaaccactaaaataattttttttctttaaagattggcacctgggctaacaactgttgccaatccccccccccccccccctttttttttaaggattggcacctgggctaacaactgttgcaaatttttttttctttttcctgctttatctcccccaccccccccccccccccccccccgtacacagttgtatatcttagttgcatgtccttctagttgtgggatgtgtgacgccatctcaacatggcctgacgaacggtgccatgtccgcgcccaggatctgaaccctgggccgctgcagtggagcgtgtgaacttaaccactcggccatggagccggcccctaaaataattttaaaagtgtacaacTTCCAAATTAATACAGTTAAGAAATAGgtggtatattagttttctattcttgCTGTAACAAGTTgacaaactttgtggcttaataCAACTCCAGTTTACCTTACAGTAGATCAGAAGTCTAGCACAAGTTTCACTGGGCTAAATAAAAGTGTTGACAGGGCTACATTTCTTGAGGCTTtcagggagaatccatttccttgccttttccagcttctaggggcCATCTGAATTCTTTGGCTCGtggtctccttcctccatcttcaaagccagcgatGTTGCATCTCTCTTACCCTTCTTATGTTGTCACATGCTCTCTGACTATAGCTGGGAGAGTTTTTCCCCCTTTAAGGACTCATGTAATAGATTAGGCCTGCTTTgctaatccaggataatctccccatctcaaggtctgtAACCTTAACCATATCTGCAAAGATCCCTTttccatgtaaggtaacatattcacaggttctgaggattagggcATGAAAATCTTTGgtggccattattctgcctgtcACAGGTAGATTATAAAAAGCCAATCAacccaaaagaagacaagaagggagacaaaaataaatatggaaaaatgttaCAAATGAAAGGCACAAAATAAGactgtagaaataaataaaaatatatcaccaATCATATAAATATGAATGACTGTACCCACCAGTTATACGACAAAATTGTCAGACTATATAACATAAAATCCAGCTACATGCTGTTTCAAAAGACACGCTTAAAGTGTAAAGACATTGCCAAGTATTTTCAGAACAGCATTAAACAATAGTGCTTTTTCTCCCTTGGCTCCTCATATTGTTCAGAGTCAGCATATATTGTTTCCCCACAAAACATTATGTAGGTTTTTAGTTGAGAGATAACATATCTTGTTAAAGAAGTATCCATTTGCTGCTATTTTATTGGAGTTCTTTTTTTGAATCAAGaatgtatgttgaattttatcaaattaccTTCTCAGCATCTGtggagatgatcatatgactGTTCATTTTGATCCATTAATACgatgaattatattaataaacGTCCTTAtattgaaccattcttgcattaGTGAAGCAAACTCTGTTTGTTTATGGTGTGAACCAGAGTGCAGCAGATGACACTTGGCTGATATTTTAATTAGTACTTTTGCATTGatattcacaaataaaattgATTTGTAGTTTGCTTTTTTGTCCATATTGTTCAGATTTGTGTGTTAGAATTATCCTAGCTCCCTGAAAAACCCTTTGGAGGTGTCCCTCCCTTTGTTATGCCCTGGAAGAGAAGAAACATGCCCACAATAATATAAAGGAAACCAGGACCACGTGACAAAagattaaaagacataaaaacatgaaaataggGTGCACAACAGAAAATATGCTGGGACATCTAAGACCAAATAGATCTGTCATATGTACCAACAAAATCAGGGTAAACTTGTCTAGTGAAAGATCATGTTTGCTCAGTTTGAACTACAAAGAAAATCCCAATACATAAgagacaattttaaaagattagaaatgGAAATACAAGTATAAAATCATACCTGACAATTGCAAACAAAAGGAGGTGGAAAGAGgattttaacatctgaaaatgtTGAGTTTAGGGCAATAAGCAACAAACGAGAAAACAGGCAGTTTTCAATTATAAAGTATGAAATTCAGAATGAAGATCTAAGTAGCAGTAAATGTATGTGCCCCAAATAACATAGCATCAAtgtttataagaaaacaaaacaaaaaatacaagaaataagagaaatactcaaaacatgttaaaaatagGAGACTTCATCTATTGATCTATAACAGATTGACTgcagaaacaaaaacagagaagaattaaataatataagtAATAAGGTATGTCTAACATGTATAAGACTAGATAGATCTATAAATATAATATGACCAAATTTACCTATTAAAAACCAGAATACCATCAGATTGGATCACAAATAGTTAAAGTAGTACTTAAATGAAATTCAATAGCCCAAAATGTTTCTATTAATAAACAAGAAACCCtgttaaaagaaaatcataaaggtCTTTGCCTTGACAGTTCAAAAATTTATGAAGAGAAGGAACAGTCTCAGGGACCCCACAAGGAAGCTGCCCACTAGCCTCTCATCAGAAATGGATCCCTaactcacaccatacacaaaggTAAATTCCAGATGTAACAAAAaggtaaacattaaaaaaaccccataaaattaataaaagaagaaacactcTTTCATGGGAAAAACATAAAGATCTTGGCATTGACAGCTctgaaggacagagaaaaggaTAAGGTCTATTAAATTACAGAGGGTGGCCATCCTTACCCACAGAGACCAGGTGGTTGTAAATCTACAATTCACTTCCTCATTCAGGGCCCTCTGAGCAAGGCCCAGTTTCTGCCACTCATTTTGGGAGAAGTTCACAGTCCTGTTCTTGAATGTCACTGATCCCTGTACAGCACATACCTGTTCAGACTGAATTGGTCATTCTCATCATTATTGCCATATTAAAGTGTGTAGAATGTGTACTATGCACATGGATTTTGGTTGTACTTTATAAGAGAAACAGTGTAAAATCCTGCCATCATCAGACTAGTAATTGAAACAGAATGGAGTCCAGAAAGAGACCCAAATACAAATGGGAATTTAATAATATGATATAATGGCATTCCACATACATGGAGGAAAGGTAGATTATTTAAAACCGAGTAGCCATGAGAAAAAATATCTAGTcagacccttacctcacaccttACATAACAATAATTCCACATgtgacaaaaatttaaatataaaatatcgAAACcataaaacacagagaaaaacaataataaatacagGAGAATCAAgagaatttttgtttataaattcttAGTGGAGAAGTCCTTTTAAAACATTACAtagtggccagcctggtggcatagtggttaagttcgtgtgctctgcttctgtggcctggggttcacaggtttggatcctggcacagacctacatgtatgtcactcatcaagccatgctgtggtggtgctccacatgcaaaacagaggaagattggcatggatgttagctcagggtcaatctttctcaccaaaaaaacaaaacgaaaacaaaaacataaaacctACATAACATGAAGGACAAGATTTGTGAGTTTTTCTCtattaacagttttttaaaattatgccaaAATCTACCATAAAGAAAATAGCAGGACAGAACATAGAGTAGACCTTTTGTCAAGGACAATACAGAATACAATAAGCAACACGTTCACTTTATGCAAAGCTACACACAGATAGGTGGATTTATATGTGTATTAAACAAAATCTGGTCAGATTTTCTTCAGATAATTGTGGTTATGTTGGGTTGGGGGTCAGGAAATGTATTATGGAggattttccttttcccctttttttttttgaggaagattagctctgagctaactactgccaatcctcctctttttgctgaggaatactgaccctgagctaacatccatgcccatcttcctctactttatatgtgggacgcctaccacagcatggcttgccaagcagtgccatgtccgcacctgggatccgaaccggtgaaccgcaggctgccaagaagcagaatgcgcgaacttaaccactgcaccactgggccagcccctccttttccttttacagagacttttcctttcttaacgTTCATCTATttatattgttaacattttttgctCCATGTATAGATTATAtttgtggggaggaaaaaacaatacTTCTCAAGTGGAAGAGCATAGGAGAAGGAACTTGCCTTGAGTTAGGTCATGAACTCACAAACAGAGATGGCAGCAAAGAAGCCATGGAAAATTAAGAAAGCCCACCATCTACCCTGCAAGCATGTGCTAGACAGTTTTTACTAAAAATGACCTCGTTGGGAGAATTCTGAGCTGAAAATCACTGACCTTTAGAAAGAACCAACAATAAAATTTCACAGGGCTAAGTGCCTGGAAATCTTTACTTCCTTAGGAGCtgatttgttttctctaaaaggagAATGCAAATCATGTAGCTGATCATGTTTTCCCTTTTCCCTGTGGTTGACAGGAAGTTCACAGACAAGTGTGCAGTTTACATATCATCTCTTTATTCTCTCCAAATTTCTCTCATCTcgtttttcagttgttttcccttttccaattTTGTTGT
This window encodes:
- the ZNF630 gene encoding zinc finger protein 630, with translation MLSPFVQTGSQARLEKELLSPESRAREPVTFEDVTVDFTQEEWQQLYPAQRTLHREVMLEIYSHLVSVGFLGIKPDVIFKLQHGEDSWIIESELSRSNSDRDKSLDSSQQTISGELSFQKEISERAPKDTSLCSVLKVWHIDGQIDRYQGRQDRVLRQITVISHETLTKKRSPKYNTFGKIFSGCIDFDHSSKKLHNFDSCEKNLKSNLDSLACNRSYARKSPIDRSGYGRPPSYSAFCSVPEKIHSGMKLCEHSQCEKVLNHKQTHIQYEKLQAGEKPNFCSVCGKGFHKKSQLIIHQRIHTGEKPYVCGDCGKAFSEKSHLSVHQRIHTGEKPYECAECGRAFSQKSPFIVHQRVHTGEKPYECFECQKTFSQKSHLTIHQRVHIRKKPFECSECGKAFCEKSHLSIHQITHTGEKPYECTECGKTFPRKTQLIIHQRTHTGEKPYKCNECGKTFCQQSHLIGHQRIHTGEKPYVCTDCGKAFSQKSHLTGHQRLHTGEKPYICTECGKAFSQKSPLIIHQRIHTGEKPYECSECGKTFSQKSPLIIHQRIHTGEKPYACTECGRAFSLRSHLIIHQRAHTGEKPYEYSKCGKAFCEKSPLVVHQRSLTREKSPECAEYGMNFSWKSQMITYQRTYTEEKPSKCSDCGKVFCQHIYLTGHQNPHRRETLHMY